In the Candidatus Poribacteria bacterium genome, one interval contains:
- a CDS encoding helix-turn-helix transcriptional regulator: protein MSRNIKVEEGSGNIFKDLGFSHEVSEKELLKAQLGAEIFRILKERKLTQIEAAKLLGIEDAEVSCLKAAKLSDYSVERLMRFLNQLNRDIEIRIIPSENREGQQRVVAV, encoded by the coding sequence ATGAGCAGGAACATTAAGGTTGAAGAAGGCAGTGGAAATATTTTCAAGGATTTGGGTTTTTCTCATGAGGTCTCGGAGAAAGAACTCCTAAAAGCACAGTTGGGAGCTGAGATTTTCCGCATTCTAAAGGAACGTAAGCTAACTCAGATAGAAGCGGCGAAACTACTTGGTATTGAAGACGCTGAAGTTTCTTGCCTTAAAGCCGCCAAACTTTCTGACTATAGCGTTGAGCGATTGATGAGGTTTCTTAATCAGTTGAATCGCGATATTGAGATTCGGATTATTCCTTCAGAAAATAGAGAAGGACAGCAGCGGGTGGTTGCAGTTTAG
- a CDS encoding dienelactone hydrolase family protein, whose protein sequence is MAAQRFLTAEQSTEQLLKATPPLHFNGTTKPEWQEWRKRFRRNLVKDLGPLPEAIPLEVETLEQTQYDGYTREKIIFNPDPFSSIPAYVLIPEGASAENPAPAVLCAHGHGIGKDGAVGIVEDYQKQYAVELAKRGFVTIAPDWRCFGERKDRDEWVRRPGRDGCNVAYLAFGYFGYQLLQLNVSDGKRCLDYLQSRPEVDGRRLGCMGCSFGGTMTTYISAVDQRVKAAVIVCYLSTLTDALNDRGRGNTCGSQFMFGLRKAGDIAEVAGLIAPRACMVQIGSDDLCFIEADALQAFEQVEKIYAASGRGDRLVLDHFQGEHEIDLEAGIAFLEERLSD, encoded by the coding sequence ATGGCAGCACAACGTTTTCTAACAGCTGAGCAGAGCACTGAACAACTTTTGAAAGCAACCCCACCCCTCCATTTCAATGGGACGACAAAACCGGAATGGCAAGAGTGGCGAAAGAGATTTCGACGTAATCTCGTTAAAGACCTGGGCCCCTTGCCAGAGGCGATACCGTTGGAAGTTGAAACTTTGGAACAAACACAGTACGATGGCTACACACGGGAAAAGATCATCTTCAATCCAGATCCGTTTTCTTCGATTCCAGCGTACGTCTTAATCCCAGAAGGTGCAAGTGCCGAAAACCCGGCACCAGCAGTCCTATGCGCACACGGACACGGAATCGGTAAAGATGGCGCAGTCGGCATTGTAGAGGATTATCAGAAACAGTATGCTGTAGAATTGGCGAAGCGAGGTTTCGTTACAATCGCACCAGATTGGCGATGCTTCGGCGAACGGAAGGATCGGGATGAGTGGGTCCGTCGCCCGGGTCGCGATGGTTGTAACGTCGCCTATCTTGCATTCGGTTACTTCGGCTATCAACTGCTACAACTCAACGTCTCAGACGGGAAGCGATGCTTGGACTATCTCCAATCGCGTCCTGAGGTCGATGGTCGTCGCTTGGGATGCATGGGGTGTTCGTTCGGTGGCACGATGACGACTTATATTTCTGCCGTAGACCAACGCGTGAAAGCGGCTGTTATCGTTTGTTATCTTAGCACATTGACGGATGCACTGAATGACCGCGGGCGTGGGAATACCTGCGGTTCACAATTTATGTTCGGGCTTCGGAAAGCAGGCGACATCGCGGAAGTAGCGGGATTGATAGCACCGAGGGCGTGTATGGTGCAGATCGGTTCGGACGATCTGTGTTTTATTGAAGCGGACGCGCTACAAGCATTCGAACAGGTAGAAAAAATCTACGCGGCATCGGGGCGAGGTGATCGGTTGGTACTGGATCATTTTCAGGGTGAACATGAGATTGATTTGGAGGCAGGAATTGCGTTCTTGGAGGAACGATTATCAGATTAA
- a CDS encoding ABC transporter ATP-binding protein, whose amino-acid sequence MNDALLSVQNLKTYFRTPEGLARAVDGISFDIKPNEIFALVGESGCGKSVTALSVIQLVAQPAGFIADGAIYYKGQDITRLSEVDKRKIQGNDIAMVFQEPMTSLNPVFTIGNQISEAIQQHQNLRGTAARNAVIEMLDLVGIPEPAARYDEYPHQMSGGMKQRVMIAMALSCRPGLLIADEPTTALDVTIQAQILELIQRLQQELQMAVLLITHDLGVVANIADRVAVMYAGKIAEMGTWKQLYETPQHPYTVKLLESTPARDKRGTQLHTITGRVPKATEYNDGCRFVDRCPKVMDGCESIAPTLHAVNGSAHNVACHLYNSEPPFNAMVTGATKLELETDTDKIESAPTQTAGALPQLQVKDLCVHYPIQKGIFKRTVGYVYAVDNVTLEIPRGKTLALVGESGSGKTSFGKAILRLGVPVKGDLVYDGTNIATVTRELMHPYRKRMQIIFQDPYASLNPRMTVGAIIQEGMQAHNIGESADERHDRVAELMQRVGLSPDMVNRYPHEFSGGQRQRIGIARCLAVDPEFIVCDEATSALDVSVQAQILNLLKSLQADFNLTYLFITHNLSVVEYFADEVAVMYLGRIVERGTTEEIFDSPKHPYTRALLSAVPKMDEKTGVEKIQLKGDVPSPINRPTGCYFHPRCPEVMPMCKDEYPGETSFTQTHTCNCYLYRDGYR is encoded by the coding sequence ATGAACGATGCATTGCTCAGCGTCCAAAATCTCAAAACCTATTTCCGTACACCGGAAGGGCTTGCCCGTGCGGTTGATGGTATCTCTTTCGACATTAAACCGAACGAGATTTTTGCACTCGTCGGAGAGTCGGGGTGTGGCAAAAGTGTCACCGCGCTCTCCGTAATTCAACTCGTCGCGCAACCTGCTGGGTTCATCGCAGATGGTGCTATCTATTACAAAGGACAAGACATCACGCGCTTGTCTGAGGTTGATAAACGGAAGATTCAGGGCAACGACATCGCCATGGTGTTCCAAGAACCGATGACAAGTCTCAACCCCGTTTTCACCATCGGCAACCAGATTTCAGAGGCAATTCAACAACACCAAAACCTACGCGGCACTGCTGCAAGGAATGCTGTGATCGAAATGCTCGACCTCGTCGGTATTCCGGAACCTGCTGCCCGTTACGATGAATACCCGCACCAGATGTCCGGTGGCATGAAACAGCGCGTTATGATTGCGATGGCACTCTCCTGTCGCCCAGGGCTCCTCATCGCCGATGAACCGACAACAGCACTGGATGTCACCATACAGGCGCAGATTCTTGAACTCATCCAGCGGCTCCAGCAGGAGTTGCAGATGGCAGTACTTTTGATTACGCATGACTTGGGGGTTGTGGCTAACATTGCTGACCGTGTTGCTGTCATGTACGCTGGAAAGATTGCTGAGATGGGGACATGGAAGCAACTCTACGAAACTCCACAGCATCCCTACACAGTGAAACTCCTGGAATCGACACCGGCTCGCGATAAACGGGGTACGCAATTACACACAATTACCGGTAGAGTGCCGAAAGCTACCGAATACAATGATGGCTGTCGATTTGTCGATCGCTGTCCAAAGGTTATGGATGGGTGCGAAAGTATTGCTCCAACGCTGCATGCCGTTAACGGTAGTGCACACAACGTCGCCTGCCATCTCTATAATTCTGAACCGCCGTTCAATGCTATGGTAACTGGTGCCACAAAACTGGAACTCGAAACAGATACGGATAAGATAGAGAGTGCTCCGACGCAAACGGCAGGAGCACTGCCGCAACTTCAGGTAAAGGATCTATGTGTCCACTATCCCATTCAGAAGGGTATCTTCAAACGAACCGTCGGTTATGTTTATGCTGTTGACAACGTTACACTTGAGATTCCGCGCGGCAAAACGCTTGCACTCGTTGGTGAATCGGGATCCGGCAAAACCTCTTTCGGCAAAGCCATCCTCCGATTAGGCGTGCCTGTTAAAGGCGACCTCGTCTATGATGGGACTAATATTGCAACTGTGACGCGGGAACTTATGCATCCCTATCGGAAGCGGATGCAGATTATCTTCCAGGACCCTTATGCATCTCTCAATCCACGGATGACCGTGGGGGCTATTATTCAGGAAGGAATGCAGGCACATAACATTGGTGAATCCGCTGATGAACGCCATGATCGGGTCGCAGAATTGATGCAGCGCGTGGGTTTATCGCCAGATATGGTGAACCGCTATCCACATGAATTCTCTGGCGGTCAGAGGCAGCGCATCGGTATCGCGCGATGTCTCGCTGTCGATCCAGAGTTCATTGTCTGTGATGAGGCGACCAGTGCACTTGATGTATCCGTGCAAGCGCAAATACTGAATCTCCTTAAATCGCTGCAAGCCGATTTTAATCTCACCTATCTCTTCATTACGCACAATCTTTCCGTTGTCGAGTATTTTGCGGATGAGGTGGCGGTAATGTATCTCGGTAGGATCGTTGAGCGTGGTACAACAGAGGAGATTTTCGATTCGCCCAAACATCCTTATACGCGTGCGCTCCTTTCCGCCGTACCGAAGATGGATGAGAAGACCGGTGTCGAAAAAATTCAGTTGAAGGGTGATGTGCCGTCCCCAATCAATCGCCCGACTGGGTGTTATTTTCATCCGCGGTGCCCGGAAGTAATGCCGATGTGTAAAGACGAATATCCAGGTGAAACCAGTTTCACACAGACGCATACATGCAACTGTTACTTGTATCGAGATGGTTATCGGTAG